One region of Arvicola amphibius chromosome 3, mArvAmp1.2, whole genome shotgun sequence genomic DNA includes:
- the Apoa1 gene encoding apolipoprotein A-I → MKAVVLAVAVLFLTGSQARHFWQQDEPPQNPWDRVKDFATVYVDAVKDTGRDYVSQFETSALGKQLNLNLLENWDTLGSTVGRLQEQLGPVTQEFWNNLEKDTDWLRQEMNKDLEDVKTKVQPYLDQFQSKWQEEMALYRQKVEPLGAELREGARQKLQELQEKLAPVGEDLRDRMRQHVDTLRTKLAPYSDKMRDRLAERLAQLKDSATLADYHTKATEHLKTFSEKAKPALEDLRQGVMPVLESFRVRLMSMIDEASKKLSTQ, encoded by the exons ATGAAAGCTGTGGTGCTGGCCGTGGCTGTGCTCTTCCTGACGG GGAGCCAGGCTCGGCACTTCTGGCAGCAAGATGAGCCACCCCAGAACCCTTGGGACAGAGTGAAGGATTTCGCCACTGTGTATGTGGATGCGGTCAAAGACACTGGCAGAGACTATGTGTCCCAGTTTGAAACCTCCGCCTTGGGCAAACAGCTGAA cctGAATCTCCTGGAGAACTGGGACACCCTGGGCTCAACCGTTGGTCGCCTGCAGGAACAGCTGGGCCCGGTGACTCAGGAGTTCTGGAATAACCTGGAAAAGGACACAgattggctgaggcaggagatgaaCAAGGACCTGGAGGATGTGAAGACAAAGGTGCAGCCCTATCTGGACCAATTTCAGAGCAAGTGGCAGGAGGAGATGGCTCTCTATCGCCAGAAAGTGGAGCCTCTAGGTGCCGAGCTGCGTGAGGGCGCGCGCCAGAAGCTGCAGGAGCTGCAGGAGAAGCTGGCTCCTGTGGGCGAGGATCTTCGTGACCGCATGCGTCAGCACGTTGACACTCTGCGCACAAAGTTGGCGCCCTACAGCGACAAGATGCGCGACCGCCTGGCTGAGCGCCTGGCTCAACTCAAGGACAGCGCCACCCTGGCCGACTACCACACCAAGGCCACCGAACACCTGAAGACGTTCAGCGAGAAGGCCAAACCCGCCCTGGAGGACCTGCGCCAGGGCGTGATGCCCGTCCTGGAGAGCTTCAGGGTCAGATTAATGAGTATGATCGACGAAGCCAGCAAGAAGCTGAGCACCCAGTGA
- the Apoc3 gene encoding apolipoprotein C-III — MQPRVLLIVALLALLASARAEEVEGSLLLGSVQGYMEQAAKKVQDALTSVQESEMAVQARGWMDGGLSSLKDYWITFTDKFSGLWDSTLKAQPIPVAEP; from the exons ATGCAGCCCCGGGTGCTCCTCATCGTGGCCCTCTTGGCGCTCCTGGCATCTGCTC GAGCTGAAGAGGTAGAAGGGTCCTTGCTGCTGGGCTCTGTGCAGGGCTACATGGAACAGGCTGCCAAGAAGGTACAGGATGCACTAACCAGTGTGCAGGAGTCTGAGATGGCTGTGCAGGCCAG GGGCTGGATGGACGGTGGCCTCAGCTCCCTGAAAGATTACTGGATCACCTTTACTGACAAGTTCTCCGGCCTCTGGGATTCTACCCTCAAGGCCCAACCAATCCCAGTTGCTGAGCCTTGA
- the Apoa4 gene encoding apolipoprotein A-IV, with translation MFLKAVVLTLALVAITGTRAEVSEDQVATVVWDYFTQLSNNAKEAVEKLQKSDITQQLNTLFQDKLGNVNTYADDLQKKLVPFAVELGERLAKDTEKVKEEIRKELEDLRARMMPHANTVSQTFGENVQKLQEHLGPYAEGLKTQVNTQAQELKRQLTPYMQRMRTTLQENVDSLQASMTPFANEFKEKFNQNVEELKGRLTPRASELKATIDQNLQELRSSLAPLAEGVQEKLNHQLEGLAFQMKKNAEELQSKVSTNIDQLQKKLAPLVEDVHSKLKGNTEGLQKSLEDLNSQLDQQVEEFRRTVEPLGEMFNKALVQQMEQFRQQLGSNSGDVQSHLSFLEKNLREKVSFFMGSLEKKESPDQPLALPVPEQVQEANPNPSPVES, from the exons ATGTTCCTGAAGGCTGTGGTGCTGACCCTGGCCCTGGTGGCTATCACCG GCACCCGGGCTGAGGTCAGTGAGGATCAGGTGGCCACTGTGGTGTGGGACTACTTCACTCAGCTAAGCAACAATGCCAAGGAGGCTGTGGAAAAACTCCAGAAGTCAGACATTACCCAGCAGCTCAA CACCCTCTTCCAGGACAAACTTGGGAACGTGAATACATATGCAGATGACCTGCAGAAGAAGCTGGTGCCCTTTGCCGTGGAACTCGGTGAGCGCCTGGCCAAGGATACAGAGAAGGTAAAGGAAGAGATTCGAAAGGAACTAGAGGACCTACGTGCCCGCATGATGCCCCATGCCAACACTGTGAGCCAGACATTCGGGGAAAATGTGCAGAAGTTGCAGGAGCACCTGGGTCCCTATGCCGAGGGGCTGAAAACCCAGGTCAACACCCAGGCACAGGAGCTGAAGCGCCAGCTGACCCCCTACATGCAGCGCATGCGGACCACGCTGCAGGAAAATGTGGACAGCCTGCAGGCCTCAATGACGCCCTTCGCCAACGAGTTCAAGGAAAAGTTTAACCAGAACGTGGAAGAGCTCAAGGGGCGCCTAACCCCCCGGGCCAGCGAGCTGAAGGCTACAATAGACCAGAACCTGCAGGAGCTGCGCAGCAGCCTGGCCCCCCTCGCCGAGGGTGTGCAGGAGAAGCTCAACCACCAGCTCGAAGGCCTGGCCTTCCAGATGAAGAAGAACGCAGAGGAGCTTCAGAGCAAGGTCTCCACCAACATTGACCAGCTACAGAAGAAACTGGCCCCGCTAGTGGAAGACGTGCACAGCAAGCTGAAGGGCAACACCGAGGGACTGCAGAAGTCTCTGGAAGACCTGAACAGCCAGCTGGACCAGCAGGTGGAGGAGTTCCGGCGCACCGTGGAGCCCCTGGGGGAGATGTTCAACAAGGCCCTGGTGCAGCAGATGGAGCAGTTCAGGCAGCAGCTGGGCTCCAATTCGGGGGACGTGCAAAGCCACTTGAGCTTCCTGGAGAAGAACCTGAGGGAAAAGGTCAGCTTCTTTATGGGCAGCCTGGAGAAAAAGGAGAGCCCAGACCAGCCCCTGGCCCTCCCTGTCCCCGAGCAGGTCCAGGAGGCCAACCCCAACCCCAGCCCCGTGGAGAGCTGA